A window of uncultured Methanoregula sp. genomic DNA:
ACCGGCCGGTGGTACTGGGTGGCAGTGGCAACAAGGCTCTCCATCTCCTCTTTCGTGTACCCGACATCAACGGGATCGTCTGCCGGGGATGCAAAGCCGCCGGATGCGGCAAACTTGATCCATTCGGCTCCCCACTTGATCTCTTCCCTTACAACTCTCTGGATCTCCAGGGGCCCGTCGGCGAGATTGTTCTGCCAGCCATTAGAGTCAGGAGAGAGGGTCGATGTGGCATCCATATGTCCGCTCCGGGCAGAGAGCATATGACCCGAATTGATCAGCCGTGAGCCGGGGATGAGCCCCTGCTCGACAGCCTTCTTTACGTCCCGGATCGTGTACCCGTGGAGATCCATATCCCCGCAGTCCCGGACCGTGGTGAACCCGTTCAGCAGGTGGGAATTCAGTGCCTGGGCCCCGAGGAGTGCTTTGTAGCCTGAGGAATGGCTCCAGAAACTGCCAACCATCTCCGGCCGCAGGGTGATGTGGACGTGGCAGTCGATGAGGCCCGGCATCACCATCCGGTCGCTGAGATCAATAACCTCTGATACTGCAGGTGCCCTTACGCTCTTGTCCATCGCGGTGATGAGCCCGTTCTCGACAAGGATCTCCCGGGGGCCGAGCGGCGTTTCGGCAACGCCGTCCCAGACATTTCCGGCCCGGATTACGAAAGGAGTCACCGGATGTTCCTCCCTGGGTTTGCGCGTGTCTCTTTTTTATCGGCCTGCAGGATGCTTTGCAGGGTGGGTTTGGCTTGTATTCTCATCGGTTGTCCTCTTGGATCATCAATGCATGTGCATGACCTTGTGTAATGAGTCCGTAGTCTCTTCACAATAAAGGGTTTTCCTTCCTGCTGAAGGTGATCCTAAAACGGGGATCCGGATCAAGGAGGGGGGAAGACACCGCCATTGCAGCATCACGCAGGTTTTCCGGCCCGGGTGAATGACCCGATGATCTCGCCGATGAATACCCCGCAGATGACTGCGCCGATGATGGCAAACACCTGGAGCAGGGCAGCCACCCCGAAAACCACCCCGCTGGTGTTCAGCAGGTACAGCGCCTGGATGAAATCATAGCCGGGCACCAGCATGAGAACTGCCGGGAGCAGGATGGTGGAGAGCGTTGTCCTGAACCGATCCGCGGACACTCTTGCATACACGGTAAGGATGATCGCCCCGAAGAAGAACCCCTGCCAGAAACCGAGCATCTTCCCCGCAAGTAATCCCGCCCACAGGAGGAGGCCGCAGAGGATGAGCAGCCAGAAACGGGAGGGAGAGACACCAAACAGGATACCGTTGCTGATGAGCAGGAAGGGGATGAAGACCCAGACAAGGATGGGAGAGACACCGGCGAGAGGCCCGGCCGCTGCCGCGGGAAGGAAGAACTGGACAATGCCGATGCCAAGAAATGTCCCGATCATGAGTTTCAGGCAGACCACCAGGGCATTCATGAAGTAGATGATGCCGGAGAGAGTCTCTCCCATGAGGATCTCGCGCGGGGCGATGGTGAGGCCGAACCCCGGGATGTAGATGGTGAGGGCACAGACCGTCACAGCCACTACGTGGACGCCCGGCACCCCGGCCGCAATGAGCGAGGCAAGAGCCGC
This region includes:
- a CDS encoding amidohydrolase family protein, with the protein product MTPFVIRAGNVWDGVAETPLGPREILVENGLITAMDKSVRAPAVSEVIDLSDRMVMPGLIDCHVHITLRPEMVGSFWSHSSGYKALLGAQALNSHLLNGFTTVRDCGDMDLHGYTIRDVKKAVEQGLIPGSRLINSGHMLSARSGHMDATSTLSPDSNGWQNNLADGPLEIQRVVREEIKWGAEWIKFAASGGFASPADDPVDVGYTKEEMESLVATATQYHRPVAAHLHGDEAVRMAVLAGVRSVEHGAMATKETLRLIEEKGVFLVPTQYAGVRSARFCDSEEFWVSAGNNPYEKMKMRMYKDVLIENAKNLAESNIKIAFGTDLGILSYSINGAVEFSEMVTNGISPVRALRAATSVAAELLMHPELGTLAPGKTADIIAVPGNPFADISVMEKVSFVMKAGIVYKPA
- a CDS encoding threonine/serine exporter family protein, with the protein product MAMTDGNEKCSPPDTPYGFDDCVHFITTLAKAVDRYGGHSHDMDQTLLHVIRSLGLNGEILATPSSRTIALWQKHTDHQTIHIATSQDPAYDMTRLEWTRDLIEDVEAGRTGPAEGIRRLQEIERAPPLYTNPAKAIAFFLAGAGFGALMGISWLEILIGGALGIIAFGIEMYVSRIPQFEHAREVVISALVAALASLIAAGVPGVHVVAVTVCALTIYIPGFGLTIAPREILMGETLSGIIYFMNALVVCLKLMIGTFLGIGIVQFFLPAAAAGPLAGVSPILVWVFIPFLLISNGILFGVSPSRFWLLILCGLLLWAGLLAGKMLGFWQGFFFGAIILTVYARVSADRFRTTLSTILLPAVLMLVPGYDFIQALYLLNTSGVVFGVAALLQVFAIIGAVICGVFIGEIIGSFTRAGKPA